DNA from Ignavibacteria bacterium:
GATTTTGACGGAGTAACTACGGAATAAAATCTAAATTCATTATCAGGTAAAGTTACACCTATATGAATATCTCAGCTTTCATAAAGCAACATTCTATAATTACTTATTTTGTATTAACATTTGCTATTTCATGGGGAGTGGTATTGTTTTCCGTTGGAGGTCTTGATGGACTGCCCGGCACCGTTGAACAATTCGAAATATTACTACCTTATGTTGTTTTGGCAATGCTTTTGGGTCCAAGTGTATCAGGCATTCTTCTGACAAAAATGCTTTATGGAAAAGAAGGCATACATAAATTATTCCTAAGATTATTAACATGGCGTGTAAAAATTAAATGGTATATTATCGCTGTCTTTACAGCGCCAATTCTGACAGTAATTACACTCTTCCTGCTTTCATTGACACCCGGAATATTTTCAGCAGATAATAAAATTTTGCATTTTACATTAGGTGTGATTACGGGACTTGCAGCAGGATGCTTTGAGGAACTGGGTTGGACAGGATTTGCTATACCTCAATTAAGACAGCATTATAGTATATTTGTCACAGGGATTATTGTTGGATTTTTATGGGGAGCATGGCATTTCATAGTAACTTTGTGGGGAAGCAGTTCGACAATAGGAACGCTTTCTTTATGGTTATATCTTCCGGGTTTACTTTTCTCTTTTCTGCCGCCTTATCGTATACTTATGGTTTGGATTTATGACCGCACACAAAGTTTACTTATTGCTATGTTAATGCACGCGAGTCTGACAGCCAGCGTTCGAATCTTCGACCCTTTAGCAATATCGGGAATGTCTCTGGTGGCTTATAACCTTGTGCTTGGTATTGCATTTTGGGGTGTCGTTGCAGTGATATCATTTAAGAGTAAAATATTTTTACAAAATCGAAAATTACAAGAGAATTAAATGTAATTTATCTTCCGAAGATTTGAAATTTTCAGCATTTTAAATTGCCGTTTTTTAATACAAAAATTAAAGCTAACTTTGGAAAACTAAATATAAGCCAAACCGATTAATGAAGAAATATCTTTTATTTGTTATTCTTTCCCTTTTATGTTTTGATACAGCATTTTCTCAGGACAGCACGCAAACCAAAAAGGAAGAGGAATGGAAAATGCGCACCTATTACATGGTTTTCCTTAAGAGTAATCCGAACCACGGCATTACCGACAAAGAAAAGCTCACGGAAATTCAAAAAGGGCATCTGGATAATATCGGAAGACTTTTTGAAGAGGGTAAGCTTGTGCTTGCAGGACCATTTCTTGATAAGCAGGACGTTCGCGGGATTTTTATTCTTAAAGTTGATTCTGAAGAAGAAGCAAAAGCGTTGGTCGATACCGACCCCGCGGTCATTGCCGGCACATTGACTATGGAAATTCGACCGTGGTACGGACCTAACACCATTATAATAAAGAATGAATAAGGAATGTTTATGAAAGTAATTTGTTGTAGTAGTATACTGATTTTACCAAAAAGCATAAATTAAAATTTTATGAAAAACTTTCTTTTTTCAGTAAAATCGTTTTCAGCGGATTTCGGACTCTTGGTAATGAGAGTTTCTCTTTCCCTTGTTTTAATTCTTATGCACGGGCTGCCGAAATTTGAAAATTATGGCGTAATTTCCCAAAGATTTTTTGACCCTATTGGTTTTGGACCCGCAACCGCGCTCTCACTTTCTATTTTTGCGGAATTATTTTGCGCAAGTTTGGTAGTTTTAGGTTTTATGACAAGATTATCTACGCTTGTAATAGTAATAAATTTGAGCGTGGCGTTCTTCGGATTCCATTATTTTGACCCGTTTGCCAAAAAAGAGCTCGCATTTATATTTATGATGATGTATTTCACGTTGTTTATTTTAGGTCCGGGCAGAATTTCAATAGACGGCGCAATAAATCGTCCAAAAGGCAGCAAAAGTTAATTTTAAGTGGCAATTAGATAATTACCATTACCTTGAAAAAAGGTTAATTTTATATTATATTTATTTGATTTTAGATGATTATAATAGAGTGGGTTTAACGACCCACTTTTTTTTTCTATAAACCCCTCATGGAGAATTCTGATTATTTATCATTAATTGAGAGTTATTTAAAAGGCACTGAAGCGAAACTTATAGATTTTGTGGTTCGCGGAGAAAGAAAGAATAAAATTCTGGAAATTTATGTTGATTCTGAAAGCGGTCTTAATCTTGAGACCATCTCTAATATAAACAGAGAAATTTCAAAATTACTTGATGATTTTCAGACAGAAAAAGGAACAAATGAAATCTCAAAACTTATGGTTTCTTCTCCGGGTGTTGATAAGCCATTTAAATTCGGTTGGCAGCTGCACAAGCATATAGGAAGGGAAATAGACATTACACTCAATACGGGTGAAAAAATCTCAGGCATACTGGAGCTTCTTGAACCTGATGATACGCTTGTAATAGAGGAGATTAAGCAAAAAAAATCACAACCTGCAAAGGATAAAAAAATTATAAAATTTTCAGACATAAAAGATTCAAGAATTAAATTAAAATTCTAAATTCATTCTAATTAAATATGAGATCAGAGATAATAGAAGCATTTTCGCAGATGGCGAAACAAAAAAGCATTGACCGGGATATTCTGGAAGGAGTAATAAAAGATTCTTTCAGGAAAATGATGGAAAAAAGATACGGGCTCGAAGCTAATTTCGAAGTTATCGTAAATATGGACCGCGGAAACATTGAAATTTATTTATATAAAAAAATTGTTGACAGCGTAAATGACCCGAATCTTGAACTGACTGTCGAACAGGCAAAGGCAATCTCTGATGAAGATTTTGAAGTCGGTGATGATTATGCGGAAGAGCTTTCTATCGAAGATTTCGGAAGACGTTCGGTTCTAAATCTGAAACAAAATCTTAATCAAAAATTAAGAGAAATAGAAAAAGAAGTAACATTTAATGAATATAAAAAACTTGTTGGTGAAATTATTGTGTCTGAAGTTTATCAGATAAAACCGAACTCGATTTTATTAATGCACAACGGGCACGAGGTGATATTCCCTAAAAGCGAGCAGATTCCGAAAGAAAAATATAAGAAAGAAGATACCGTAAGGGCAATCATAAAGAGCGTTGAGAAGAGACAATCAGGACCTCCGCTTATTATTGTATCAAGAGCAGATGATGAATTCCTGAAAAAATTATTTGAGCTCGAAATTCCTGAAATTTATGACAACATTATCGAAATCGTCGGCATTGCAAGAGAGCCGGGCGAAAGAGCAAAAGTTTCGGTTTACTCAAACGATGAAAGAATCGATGCCGTCGGTGCATGCGTAGGCATGAAAGGAATTAGAATCCATTCCATCGTTCGCGAGCTCAGCAACGAAAATATTGACGTTATAAATTACACAGATGATTCGACTTTATACATCCAGCGAGCCTTATCTCCTGCTAAAATCGATGACATAGTTCTTGATAAAGATGAGAAGGTTGCAAAAATTTATGCAGACAAAGACCAATTCAGTTTAATCATTGGCAGAAACGGCCAGAATATTAAGCTTGCTTCACGTCTTACAGGATACACAATTGACGTTGTAAAGCCTGAAGAAGAAGAAAAACCTGAGGAGGAGGAAGTCGAAGAAGGAGTTATGCTTGATGAAGATGATGATGAGAATGATGAAGATGTAAATGAAGAAGTGCAAGAGGAAGTAAATGAAGAAAGCAGTGAAGAATCAGATGAAGCTGATGATGAAAGCTCTGAAGAATCTGAAGAAGCAGGCGAAGATGAAAAAGAAGAGTCCGTTGAAGAAAAACCAAAAAAAGAAAAAAAATCAGGAACAAGAAAAAAGAAAGAAAAAGAAACAAAATAAAAGTTCAGAAAATTTGCTTTTTTGAAAGCTAAAAGGATAAATGACAACAGAAACGAAAGATAAAAAAATTAAGTTAATGAAGCTTGTGTCGGAGATTAATATATCCAAACAGGATATTATTGACTATCTGACTACAATAGGTATCAGTAAAGTTACGGTAAATACTTCACTTGACAGTGAAACTGTCAGGAAAGTAAAATCTCATTTCAAAAAAGACATTGAGGAAAAACAGCATCACGAAGAAAAGCTCAAGAAATTTTCCGATATTAATAATGTCGTTTTTTCGGAAATAGAAGAAATTAAATTAAAAGAAGAAGAAGATAAAAAACGCAAGGAAGAAGAAGAAAGAATAAGAAAAATTGTTGACGAAGAGAACAGAAAAAAAGAAGAAGAAAGGCAGAAGCAGGAATTATCGGCATATCTCCAGTTAGAAAAACAGAAGAAAGAAGCCGAAGAGAAAAAGAAATCGGAAAAAGCAAAAAAGAAAACCGATGAGCCGGGAAAAGAAGAGCAGTCAAAAGCCAAACCTGAGTTCAAACAAACCGGTAAGCCAAAAACAGACAAATCATTCTTCAGGGATGATTTTAAAAAGAGAGAAGATTTCAAAAAACCTTCATCGGATACCGCTTCAAAAGATGGTGACCGTCAGATAAACAAAAAACCCGATTTCCGAAAACCTTTTGACAAATCAAAAGTAAAGCCGAGAGTTGAAAAAGTAACGATAAAAGACATAAAAGCTGCTAAGAAAAAACCGGGAGAAGGCGAAGGCACTGAGTTTAAGGAAAGAAAATTTGAAAAACCGGGCGGAGGAAAACCTTTTAATAAAGAAGGTGGATTTACACCTGCACCGGGCAGCGGGTCGAAATTCTCAGATAAAGATAAAGAGAAGAAGAAAACCGAATCGGAATACGAAAAGAAAAAGAAAGCTAAGCTCTTAAAAGGTCATCGTGCAAAAGATATTACACAAAAAGAAATCGATGATGCCATCAGGGAAACATTTGCAAAGATTGAAGAAGATTCCGCAAGTTCTGCACGGGTTCTTGCAAGAAAGAGAAAGAAAAAAGAACGCCTTGAAGAGGAACAAAAACAAATTGAGTTAGCCGAACAGAGAAAAAACATTATTAAAGTAACCGAGTTTCTTTCCACATCCGAGCTTGCAACTCTTGTAAATGTTCCTGTGGCAGACTTAATAAAAAAATGTTTTGACCTTGGAATGATGGTTTCCATTAACCAACGTCTTGAAAAAGATTTGATAATTCTTCTTGCAGAAGAATTTGGATTTAAAATTGAGTTTGTATCGGAATATGAAGAAGAAATTCTTGAAGATGCGCCGGACCCTGAAGATAAGCTTGTATCAAGACCTCCGGTCGTTACTGTTATGGGGCACGTTGACCACGGTAAAACGTCTTTGCTTGACTATATAAGAAAAGCAAATGTTGTTGCAGGTGAAGCAGGCGGAATAACACAGCACATCGGTGCATATACAGTTACGCTTGACAGCGGAAAAAGAATCAGCTTCCTTGATACTCCGGGTCACGAAGCTTTTACGGCTATGCGTGCGCGCGGCGGACAAGCAGCGGACATCGTTGTGCTTGTTGTTGCTGCTGATGACAGCGTTATGCCGCAGACAGTTGAGGCGATTAATCACGCGCTTGCAGCAAATGTTCCGATTGTTGTTGCGATTAATAAAGTTGATAAGCCGGACTCAAATATCGATAAGATAAAGCAGCAGCTTGCCGACAAAGGCGTGCTTGTTGAAGAATGGGGCGGTAAATACCAGTCGGTTGAAATTTCCGCAAAGTTTGGAAAAAATATCGATACGCTTCTCGAGAAAATTCTTGTCGAAGCCGAAGTTCTTGATTTGAAAGCAAATCCTGACCGTCTTGCAAGGGGTGTTGTTCTCGAAGCAAAGCTCGATAAGGGAAAGGGTATTGTTGCTACGATGCTTATTCAAAAGGGAACACTGAACGTTGGTGATGTGTTCATTTGCGGAGTGAACTCCGGAAAAATAAAAGCAATGTTCGATGAACGCGAGCATAAGCTTGATGCAGCAGGACCTTCTCAGGCAGTTCAGGTGCTTGGCTTTGATGGAATGCCGCAGGCAGGTGACATATTCATAGAGCTTGAGACAGAAAGAGAATCAAAAGAAATTGCAATCAAGAGACAGCAGTTGAAACGCGAACAGGATTTCAGACAGCATCGTTTGATTACACTCGATGATATTTCAAAACAAATTAAAGAAGGTAAACAAGTCGAGCTTAAGATTATATTGAAAGCAGACGCTGACGGCTCTGCGGAAGCGTTGACGGATTCATTGCAGAAGCTTACAACCCCTGAAGCAAAAGTTATTGTAATACATAAAGCAGTCGGACAGATTACCGAATCAGACGTATTGCTTGCTGAAGCATCGAAAGCAATTATCATTGGCTTTAATGTTCGTCCAAACCTGAGCGCAAGACAGCTTGCCGAGAAAAATCAGATTGACATAAGGCTTTACAGCATAATTTATAATGTAATAGAGGAAATCAAACAGGCGCTCGAAGGTATGCTTGAGCCGGATATCGAAGAAAAAGTTACCTGTACGGTTGAAGTCAGGGAAGTATTCAAAGTTCCGAAAGTTGGACTTGTTGCAGGATGTTATGTTCAGGATGGCAAGGTTACGAGAAATACGAATGTACGCTTATTAAGAGATGGTTTTGAGATTTTTAAAGGAAAGATTTCGGCTTTAAAGAGATTTAAAGATGACGTACGTGAAGTTGAAACAGGATTTGAGTGCGGTATCTCACTTGAGAACTTTAACGACGTCAAGGTCGGAGATATTATAGAAGGATTCGAGTTAGTAGAAATTAAGCGTAAGCTTTCCACAACATAATTTTTATAATTTATTTTTTTAGTAGGACAGACATTCCTGTCTGCCCTAATTTTAAACTGATACTATTATGAGCATAAGAACAGAACGCGTAGCAGAGGAGATTAAGCACCAGATTAACACCGCAATGAGTAAAGACCTCGCCGAACTTCATCTCGGATTAGTAACGGTAACTAAAGTCGTAATGAGTCCCGACTTAAAAATTGCAAAAGTATATCTCACTTTTCTTGGAAGTAAAGAAACTCCTGAAAGAGCTATCGCAAAAATTGATAATCGAAAGAAACACATAAGATATGAGCTTGGGAAAAAGTTAAAACTAAAGTTTACTCCCGACATATTATTTTTTTATGATGATACTGCTGAATATGCAGACCATATAAATAAAATTCTGAACGATATTAAGAAATAGTATTTTCTTAACTCCTTTCAAAATGTCCGAAAGATTTCACAACCCGGAATTAGATAATAAAATTATTTTAGTCGATAAACCGTTAAACCGAACGAGCGCTAATGTCCTTAACATTTTGCGCAGACAGCTTGGAATAAAAAAACTCGGTCACGCGGGCACGCTTGACCCGAAAGCAACGGGACTCCTCATTGTCTGCACAGGCAGAATGACAAAGAGCATTAATGAGTTTATAGATTACGACAAAGAATACACCGGCATAATAAGAATCGGAGCTGTTACCGAATGCTATGACACCGAAAAGGAAGAAAAAGATTTTAAGGACACTTCATTTGTAACTGATGAACTTCTTGAAGATGTTAGAAAAAAATTTGTCGGTGAAATTAAACAAATGCCCCCTATGCATTCTGCGATAAAAATGAACGGAAAACCGCTTTACAAGCTTGCGCGAAAAGGAAAAGAAATCGAAAGAAAGCCGAGAGATATTTTTATCGAAAATTTTTTGATAAAGAGATTGAGCGAAACGGAAGTTTATTTTGACATCACCTGCTCGAAAGGAACATATATAAGAAGCATCGCAAATGATTTTGGTGAAGCGCTCGGAACAGGCGGTTATCTCAAAGAGCTAAGAAGAACAAGAGTTGGAAAGTTCATAATGGAAGATTTTCCTGATGCTGTCGAAGACATAAAATATAAAATCTTGGAAGCTCAGGCATGAAAATAATTTTACTGATGATTTTTGTTTTATTTTCTTCAAATCTCTTTGCACAGAAAGTTACCCTCCCCGTTTTTCAGAAAAACACGATTCAATTTGGCGATTCATCCAACCAGGGAAGCGTTATAGTTTCTGATAAGGGAAGAATTATTTCAAAAAAAGTTATTCTTCCTGTTATTGAAAAACCTGTACAAATCACTGTAAGAATGATTTTGAAATCCGCAGGCGATAGGTGGGATAGGTTTGGAAGCGTTTATCTTTATACTCCAACCGGTAACATCGAACTATTGAAATTCATGACAGGGTTCGGAGTCGGAAATAAGAAAGTGCCTGAACGCGTCAACGTTGGACCTTGGGCTGATGAAATGGAATGCGTGAACGACATCTCCGAGCTTTACCCTCTCTTGAAAGGCGGTGTTGTAATCAATGCAATGATTGATACATGGGTAAATCCCGGCTGGGAAATTACTTTTGAAATTATTTACACACCAAACGAACTTGCCAAAAATCCGGATTTTGTAATTCCGCTTATAAATACAACCGGGCAGTATCCTGATTACAAAGTTTTTGATGCCGGCGGAATATTCGACACACTTGATATAACGCAACAATTTTCAGAATTAAAATTATATTATTATTCTTCAGGACACGGCGGTGATTCTGCCGGTGATGAGTTCAATAAAAAAGAAAATATAATTTCGATAAACGGCTCTCAGGCATTTACGGTAATCCCGTGGCGTGATGATTGCAGAATTTTCCGTAGATATAACCCTACGTCCTCAAAATGGGAAGGAGATATCTGGAGCTCTGATCTAAGTCGCACCGGGTGGTGTCCCGGCGATATGTCTCTGCCGTTTGTTTATGATGTCAATAATTTATTTCATCAGGGTCAGAATACTTTTAACGTAAATGTTATTAACTCTGAACGATTATCAGAGACACTCGATTACTGGAATATCTCCGCTTACTTAATCGGCTATAAATAATTTTTTATTTATTTTTTTATATAAATGATAACTTTTTCTGAAGTAAAAACAGACGAACAACTAAATGAGCTTGCAGCCATTGCAAGCAAAATCTGGAATGAACATTATCCTGCAATCATCGGACAAGTGCAAGTTGATTACATGCTTGCCAAAATGTATAATGTCGATGCAATTAAAGAACAGATTGCACAGGGACAAACTTTCATTGCCGCTTATGATGGAAGCGAAATGCTTGGATTTTTATCATACAGCGTTAAAGATAAGAAAGATTATTTTATTCACAAATGGTATGTCGATGTTTCAAAACACAGCAAAGGAATCGGCAGGGGATTGTTTGATTATGTTTTTAAAGATTTAGAATATAGCACAATTCGATTAACAGTTAATCGACATAACATTAAGCCCATTAATTTTTATTTCAAGATGGGATTTAAGATTGAAAAAATAATCAACATCGACATCGGCGAAGGATTTGTTATGAATGATTTTATGATGCTTAAGGAAAAACCAACCCACTAATTTCACGAATTGACACGAATGTTTTTAAATTTGTGTAACCAATTTTCGTGGAATTAGTGCAATTCGTGAGAAAGTGCTTTGAATTTAGTATAGAAAAAAACCTCTAATTTTCGTATTTTATAATAGTTACAACCGATACAGAGAGATGGCTGAGCGGTTGAAAGCGGCGGTCTTGAAAACCGTTGTGGCCTTGCGGTCACCGGGGGTTCGAATCCCTCTCTCTCTGCAAAATACCAATAAAAAAGCCCTTAAAATGAAAGTTTTAAGGGCTTTTGCATTACATTCAAATGAAGTCATTCCCGCGAAAGCGGGAATCCCATTCGCGAACCCTAAAGGGTTCGGTTACAATTTCTTCTACTTAAACTGCTTCAAAAATCTCACGTCATTTTCATAAAACATTCTTATATCGGGTATGCCGTATTTCACCATCAAGGTTCTTTCAATACCCATTCCGAAAGCATAACCTGTATAAACTTCAGGGTCAATGCCGACAGCTTTAAAAACATTCGGGTCAACCATTCCGCAGCCGAGGATTTCAAGCCAGCCGGTATGCTTGCAGATTCTGCATCCCTGACCTTTGCATAAATAACATTCAACGTCAACTTCCGCAGACGGTTCGGTGAACGGAAAATAACTCGGACGCATTCTTATTTTTAAATCTTTCCCAAAAAATTCGCGTGCAAAATATTCAATCGTGCTTTTGAGTTCTCTGAATGAAACATTTTTATCGACATAAATCCCGTCAACCTGATGAAACATCTCTAAACTTCTTGCAGAAACGTCTTCGTTGCGGTAGCATTTGCCCGGAAGTATAAATCTCACCGGGGGCTTATACATTTCCATTATTCTAATCTGCCCAGGTGTAGTATGAGTTCTTAAAACATAATTATCTTTGTCACCCTGGTTTCTCTTTATAAAAAAGGTATCCTGCATATCGCGTGACGGGTGATGTGCAGGTGTATTCAATGCATCGAAATTATGAAACTCATCTTCAAGCTCAGGACCATCATAAATATTAAATCCGATTTTTCTGAATATATTCGAAATATCCTCAAGCGCCTGTGTGATTAAATGTTTTGTTCCCTCATTATAAGTATAACCCGGCAATGATAAATCAATATTTTCGTCTGATGATTTTAAAGATTTACCAAACTCATCAGTCTTGATATCAAAAAATTCCTGTGCGGAATTTTTTAACTCATTTAAAATTTTCCCTGTCTGACCTTTCTGAGTTTTGTCGAGAGCTTTGAACTCTTCAAATAAATCATTGAAAAGTCCTTTACGAGAGAGATATTTTAAACGGAATGCTTCAAGTGTATTCGCATCGGTGACATTAGCTTTTTCAGCTTCTATTTCGGATTGTATGTTCTGTAGTTTGTCGAGCATTTGCACACCCCGTCCCGACAAGTCGGGACACCCCTCTCAAGAGGGGATTTTGTTTTGAAGAATTGTTGTGTATATAAAAAAGGCAGTTAAAAATAATTTAACCGCCTTGAAAAGTTAATCGTAAAATTTGAAACTATGCGTTTGCAAATTTCACTATTTCGTTGAATGCTTCAATGTTGTTGTAAGCTAAGTCAGCGAGAGTCTTTCTGTTGATGTCAATGTTTTTCTTGTTCAATGCGTTCATCAACTGAGAGTAAGAAGTGTTGTTCATTCTTGCGGCAGCGTTGATACGCGTTATCCACAAGCTTCTGTAAACTCTCTTTTTTAATCTTCTGTCTTTGTATGCATGTGATAAGCCTTTATCTACAGCATTCTTAGCTACTGTATATACTTTGCTTCTGGCTCCCCAGTAACCCTTTGCAGAGTCCATAACTTTTTTTCTTCTGGCTTTTGAAGCTACTTTATTTTTTGAACGTGGCACGACTTGTCTCCTTTAAAAATTTATTGTTTATAAAATTATTCGGCAAGAATCATTCTTTTCACGCGCTTTGAATCGGCTTCCGATACAAGCGTTGCGCTTCTTAAATGTCTCTTTCTTCCCGGTGACTTCTTCGTGAGAATGTGGCTTCTGAATGCTTTTTCTCTTTTGATTTTACCGCCGGAAGTTTTCTTGAATCTCTTTGCCGCTCCGCGGTTGCTTTTCATTTTTGGCATTATCGTAGTTATTTATTTTTTAAACTTATACTTGTTCCTGGTTTAATTGACTGCTTTCTGATTTCGTTTCTTTCTGTTCTTTGCTTTCAGTTTTTTCTTTCAGCTTCTGTTCTTTTTGTTCTTTAGCTTTGTAAGTTTGTATCTTGTTCTTATCAGGAGTAAAATACGCAATCAACTGTTTTCCTTCCATTCTCGGAGGGGCTTCAAGCTTGCTTACATCATCAAGCTTTGCAATTATGTCATCCATTAGCTTTCTTCCAAACTCAGGATGTGTAATCATTCTGCCTTTGAATGTTACAGTCGCTTTTACTTTATGTCCATCTATTACAAACTGATGTAAGTGCTTTGTCTTAAACTCGATGTCATGTTTATCCGTGTTCGGATTGAAACGGATTTCTTTCATTTCAAGCTGTGCAGTATGCTTCTTTGTCTGCTTCTCGCGCTTCTGTCTTTCGTAATTATACTTACCGTAATCGGAAATTTTGCAAACCGGCGGTTTTGAATTCGGTGCTATTTCAATTAAGTCAAGCTGTTTACTCTGAGCTAATTTTAAAGCATCCGAAGTATTCATCACTCCTAACGAATCACCGTTATCATCAATCACTCTAATCTGTGGGACTCTTATGTCCTGATTTATTCGTTCTTTATATCTCTTGTCTCGGATTTTGTCCTCTCTTTAATTTAATTTTTATAAATGAACCCCCATTTATAACTTTTGATTAATCTGTAATTTAACCTTTTCAATAAACTCTTTCAATCCAGATTTACCGGTATCTCCCTTTTTATGCTCCCGGATTGAAACTTCTTTATTTTCCCTTTCTTTTTC
Protein-coding regions in this window:
- the rplT gene encoding 50S ribosomal protein L20 is translated as MPRSKNKVASKARRKKVMDSAKGYWGARSKVYTVAKNAVDKGLSHAYKDRRLKKRVYRSLWITRINAAARMNNTSYSQLMNALNKKNIDINRKTLADLAYNNIEAFNEIVKFANA
- the infC gene encoding translation initiation factor IF-3, which encodes MRDKRYKERINQDIRVPQIRVIDDNGDSLGVMNTSDALKLAQSKQLDLIEIAPNSKPPVCKISDYGKYNYERQKREKQTKKHTAQLEMKEIRFNPNTDKHDIEFKTKHLHQFVIDGHKVKATVTFKGRMITHPEFGRKLMDDIIAKLDDVSKLEAPPRMEGKQLIAYFTPDKNKIQTYKAKEQKEQKLKEKTESKEQKETKSESSQLNQEQV
- the rpmI gene encoding 50S ribosomal protein L35, whose product is MPKMKSNRGAAKRFKKTSGGKIKREKAFRSHILTKKSPGRKRHLRSATLVSEADSKRVKRMILAE